One genomic region from Bacteroidales bacterium encodes:
- a CDS encoding amino acid adenylation domain-containing protein gives MHNSTSDINKEFSELTVSDQKIMKIAPLSYGQKRLSFIYNLKPDNSAYNISRALRLKGDLNIEVLTKSLNEIVRRHDSLRTSFQEINGEDAQIVSHFKGFQIPFQDLSSLTNDQIENAVNHAIEEERNTTFILTEGDLFRFKLYKIHQHDFLFIITIHHIITDGWSMRIFYNELSTLYNAYSSGENSPLEELTFQYTDFAKLQKQSFGNKKQKLQLEYWKQKLKDSPELHQLPTDYLRPNEQTFEGERVCFEMDKLISENIKNICEESGSTVYMVLLTAYSILLSRYSNSPDIIIGSPIASRNQLEIEPLIGFFVNSIPLRILISEDITFKELLLKVRATVFEAFGNQDATFDQIVEEVQPSRSLSHSPIIQLIFAYHNLPDVNLNLSGVTAEFIPTDEISTDNDLEIHLNQNPKGISGYFVYNKALFHKVRIEKMAEHFINILKNISTVNQKVDDINLLSEEEKHYILYDLNSSLIDYPKNKSVCDLFEEQVSKTPNSDAVVYKNSKISYKELNDRANQLAYFLKEKGAEKEIVIALMLHRSIEMMVGLYGILKSGCAYIPIDPEYPQERINYMLENSNAKILITDDELKKRVSNSQIEIININESKIFENETHNQSKDFSKDIAYLIYTSGSTGTPKGIMVEHRNVVNFITGVTNKIPFESGKTILSLTTISFDIFVLETFLSLSKGLRVVMGSSEEQTDPTRMAEVIQKYNVEMLQFTPSRLKMILDSGKGKEILGNIKELMVGGEAFPLELLKDLKKIYLGRIFNMYGPTETTVWSSIKELTNEESITLGEPIANTQIYILDKNNEIKPLGVQGELCIGGDGVARGYWKLDELNKDKFINNPFVEGGRVYKTGDLAIRKYDGALEFVGRMDDQVKIRGYRIELSEIELVLLNHENIDDAAVVVKKDSNNNKILCAYYLSASDLFADELREFLLKKLPGYMVPGYFIRLEKMPMTSNGKVDKKAFPEFSREKLSLTNNYEEPKNTSEKTIIDIWKEILNLQSVGVNDNFFDVGGHSLLIAKLTHLIKVRTGIELDDMDIFRYPTIRLISNNFFKQVEEDKKISSSINTGESKKILLNKILGNRKK, from the coding sequence ATGCATAATAGTACGTCAGATATCAATAAAGAATTCAGCGAGTTAACTGTTTCTGATCAAAAGATCATGAAAATTGCACCTCTTTCGTACGGTCAGAAAAGGTTAAGTTTTATTTACAATCTGAAACCTGATAATAGCGCTTATAATATTTCACGTGCTCTTAGATTAAAAGGGGATCTTAATATAGAAGTATTAACAAAATCGTTAAATGAGATTGTTAGACGGCATGATTCGCTAAGAACTTCTTTTCAAGAAATCAATGGGGAAGATGCTCAGATTGTTAGCCATTTTAAGGGGTTTCAAATTCCTTTTCAAGATCTTTCAAGTTTGACAAATGACCAAATCGAGAATGCTGTAAATCATGCCATTGAGGAGGAACGAAATACCACCTTTATTCTTACAGAAGGGGATTTGTTCCGATTTAAATTGTATAAAATTCACCAGCATGACTTCCTGTTTATCATAACTATTCATCATATTATTACAGATGGATGGTCGATGAGAATTTTTTACAATGAGCTGTCAACTCTATATAATGCGTATTCATCGGGAGAAAATTCACCATTGGAGGAACTAACCTTTCAGTATACGGATTTTGCCAAACTTCAGAAACAAAGTTTTGGTAATAAGAAACAAAAGTTACAACTCGAATACTGGAAGCAAAAACTGAAGGATTCCCCAGAACTTCATCAACTGCCGACTGACTATTTACGACCCAACGAGCAGACATTTGAGGGTGAGCGGGTTTGCTTTGAAATGGATAAACTCATATCGGAGAATATTAAGAATATCTGTGAGGAATCCGGCTCTACAGTTTATATGGTCTTGTTAACAGCGTATTCCATTCTTCTATCGAGGTATAGCAACTCCCCTGATATTATCATAGGCTCTCCGATAGCGAGTCGGAATCAGCTGGAAATAGAACCCTTGATTGGATTTTTTGTAAACTCAATACCACTGAGAATACTAATTTCTGAGGATATTACATTTAAAGAACTCCTATTAAAAGTAAGGGCAACGGTTTTCGAAGCTTTTGGTAACCAAGACGCAACATTTGATCAGATAGTTGAAGAGGTACAACCTAGCAGAAGCTTAAGCCACAGCCCAATTATCCAGCTAATTTTTGCCTATCATAACTTGCCAGATGTTAATTTAAATCTATCGGGAGTAACCGCCGAATTTATCCCAACAGATGAAATAAGTACCGATAATGATCTGGAAATTCATTTAAACCAGAATCCGAAGGGCATCAGTGGTTATTTTGTTTACAATAAAGCCCTTTTTCATAAAGTTCGAATTGAAAAAATGGCTGAGCATTTTATTAATATACTGAAAAACATCTCCACGGTCAATCAGAAAGTTGACGATATCAACCTCCTTTCAGAGGAGGAGAAGCATTATATCCTATATGATCTTAATTCAAGCCTCATTGATTACCCTAAAAACAAAAGCGTTTGTGACCTTTTTGAAGAGCAAGTAAGTAAAACCCCAAATAGTGATGCTGTTGTTTATAAAAACAGTAAAATCAGCTACAAAGAGCTAAATGATAGGGCAAATCAGTTGGCCTACTTCCTGAAAGAAAAGGGAGCTGAAAAAGAAATTGTAATAGCATTAATGTTGCACCGTTCAATCGAAATGATGGTTGGTCTTTATGGAATATTGAAGTCTGGGTGTGCCTATATACCTATTGATCCAGAATACCCGCAAGAAAGGATAAACTATATGCTTGAAAATAGCAATGCAAAAATACTTATCACTGATGATGAATTAAAAAAGAGAGTGTCAAATAGTCAAATAGAAATAATTAATATAAATGAATCCAAAATATTCGAAAACGAAACCCATAATCAAAGTAAAGATTTTTCTAAAGATATTGCCTACTTAATATATACTTCGGGTTCTACTGGGACACCAAAAGGAATTATGGTTGAACATAGAAATGTAGTCAATTTCATCACAGGAGTTACAAATAAAATACCTTTTGAAAGCGGCAAGACAATTCTATCTTTAACTACTATATCATTCGACATATTTGTGTTAGAAACATTCTTGTCTTTATCAAAAGGATTAAGAGTTGTAATGGGAAGTTCAGAAGAACAAACTGATCCAACAAGAATGGCCGAAGTAATTCAAAAGTATAATGTTGAAATGCTTCAATTCACGCCGTCACGATTAAAAATGATACTAGATAGTGGGAAAGGGAAGGAAATATTAGGCAATATAAAAGAGTTGATGGTTGGTGGAGAAGCTTTTCCCCTTGAGTTGTTGAAAGATTTGAAAAAAATTTATCTGGGTAGGATATTTAACATGTACGGCCCAACTGAAACAACCGTATGGTCCTCAATTAAGGAGTTAACCAATGAGGAAAGTATAACTTTAGGTGAACCAATAGCAAATACTCAGATATACATTTTAGATAAGAACAATGAGATAAAACCATTAGGAGTGCAAGGCGAGTTATGTATTGGAGGAGATGGAGTTGCAAGGGGATATTGGAAATTAGATGAATTAAACAAAGATAAATTTATAAATAATCCGTTTGTAGAAGGAGGAAGAGTTTATAAAACTGGAGATTTGGCTATACGTAAATATGATGGAGCATTAGAGTTTGTGGGCAGAATGGACGATCAGGTGAAAATCAGGGGGTACAGAATTGAACTGAGTGAAATAGAGCTTGTATTACTGAATCATGAAAACATTGATGACGCCGCTGTAGTTGTAAAGAAAGATTCTAATAATAACAAAATTCTTTGTGCTTACTATCTGTCTGCAAGTGATTTGTTCGCTGATGAATTAAGGGAATTTCTTTTGAAAAAACTTCCAGGATATATGGTTCCAGGATATTTTATCCGATTGGAAAAAATGCCTATGACATCGAATGGTAAAGTAGATAAGAAGGCATTTCCTGAGTTTTCCCGTGAAAAGTTGAGTTTGACAAATAATTATGAAGAACCCAAAAACACTAGTGAAAAAACTATTATAGATATATGGAAAGAGATTTTAAATCTTCAATCTGTGGGGGTGAATGATAATTTTTTTGATGTAGGAGGGCATTCATTATTAATTGCAAAGTTAACGCACCTAATAAAGGTCAGGACAGGTATAGAACTTGATGATATGGATATATTCCGATACCCAACGATAAGATTAATCAGCAATAATTTTTTTAAACAGGTGGAAGAAGATAAAAAAATAAGTAGTAGTATAAACACTGGTGAGTCTAAAAAGATTCTTTTAAACAAAATATTAGGAAATAGAAAGAAATAA